Proteins encoded within one genomic window of Polaribacter sp. NJDZ03:
- the pdxH gene encoding pyridoxamine 5'-phosphate oxidase yields MSKDLSNYRKSYEKQELLESTCPENPMEFFQTWFLKADTSNMVDESNAMTVSSIGLDGFPKSRVVLLKKFTWEGFIFYTNYNSEKGKAIAANNNICLSFFWPALEQQIIIKGNAEILAENLSDGYFESRPDGSKLGAWASNQSAVVASREELDGNLKRLEDKFEGKEIVRPKHWGGYLVKPISIEFWQGRPNRMHDRIRYTLEEDFSWKKERLAP; encoded by the coding sequence TGTCCAGAAAATCCCATGGAATTTTTTCAAACTTGGTTTCTAAAAGCCGATACATCAAACATGGTAGATGAAAGTAACGCCATGACTGTATCTTCCATTGGTTTAGATGGTTTTCCTAAAAGTAGAGTTGTTTTATTAAAAAAATTCACTTGGGAAGGTTTTATATTTTATACCAATTACAATTCGGAAAAAGGAAAAGCAATTGCAGCAAATAATAATATTTGCTTGTCTTTCTTCTGGCCTGCCTTAGAACAACAAATTATTATAAAAGGGAATGCAGAAATATTAGCAGAGAATTTATCTGATGGTTATTTTGAATCTAGACCAGACGGAAGTAAATTAGGTGCTTGGGCATCTAACCAAAGTGCTGTTGTTGCTTCTAGAGAAGAATTAGATGGCAATTTAAAACGATTAGAAGATAAATTTGAAGGAAAAGAAATAGTTAGACCCAAGCATTGGGGAGGTTATTTGGTAAAACCAATTTCTATAGAATTTTGGCAAGGGAGACCAAATAGAATGCACGATAGAATAAGATATACCTTAGAAGAAGATTTTTCTTGGAAAAAAGAAAGATTAGCACCATAA
- a CDS encoding OmpA family protein — MKKILLSATLLMFGAAAFAQDLPTNPEPGKCYVRCKTPEVWKNEDVTIEVAPAYKKIVTHPAEYNTVTERVLIKEAGQRLVVVPAVWEDKTVNYTAKVDANKLSVINATFNPDSQTIETKAASANWEMSEKAPDCESSDPNDCRYWCFVPVPAQFVTVPLTKLDKDASTVSNKVPGYDKTYTTKVMVTPPTTKSIEIPAEYGSINKTVLVKDAWQEEVTVAAKYQTVTKEILVNKGGLTTWKEVECALVNNTILPINWNLGSATLTSAAKGIIDTRLLPVLKTGVSVALESHTDSRGTKASNQDLSERRAQAVTNYLISKGVNPSKLTGNGYGEAKLTNRCADGVSCTEAQHRANRRTTFRVVNEK; from the coding sequence ATGAAAAAAATTTTACTAAGTGCTACACTATTAATGTTTGGAGCAGCAGCATTTGCTCAAGACTTACCAACAAATCCAGAACCAGGAAAATGTTACGTACGTTGTAAAACTCCAGAAGTTTGGAAAAACGAAGATGTAACTATTGAAGTGGCTCCAGCTTATAAGAAAATTGTTACACATCCTGCAGAATACAATACTGTTACAGAAAGAGTTTTAATTAAAGAAGCTGGACAACGTTTAGTTGTTGTTCCTGCAGTTTGGGAAGACAAAACAGTAAACTATACTGCTAAAGTAGACGCAAACAAATTAAGTGTAATTAATGCTACTTTTAACCCAGATTCTCAAACGATAGAAACAAAAGCGGCTTCTGCAAATTGGGAAATGAGTGAAAAAGCACCTGATTGTGAGTCTAGCGATCCTAACGATTGTAGATACTGGTGTTTTGTGCCGGTTCCTGCTCAATTTGTAACTGTACCTTTAACTAAATTAGATAAAGACGCAAGTACTGTATCTAACAAAGTTCCTGGATATGATAAAACATATACTACTAAAGTAATGGTAACGCCACCTACTACTAAATCTATTGAAATTCCTGCAGAATATGGAAGCATCAACAAAACAGTTTTAGTTAAAGATGCATGGCAAGAAGAAGTTACTGTTGCTGCGAAGTACCAAACTGTAACTAAAGAAATCTTAGTTAATAAAGGTGGATTAACAACTTGGAAAGAAGTTGAATGTGCATTAGTTAACAACACTATTTTACCAATTAATTGGAATTTAGGAAGCGCTACTTTAACTTCTGCTGCTAAAGGAATTATCGATACAAGATTATTACCTGTATTAAAAACAGGTGTATCTGTAGCTTTAGAATCTCATACAGACTCAAGAGGAACCAAAGCATCTAACCAAGACTTATCTGAAAGAAGAGCACAAGCAGTAACTAACTATTTAATTTCTAAAGGTGTAAACCCAAGTAAATTAACTGGTAATGGTTACGGTGAAGCTAAATTAACAAACAGATGTGCAGATGGTGTTTCTTGTACAGAAGCACAACACAGAGCAAATAGAAGAACTACGTTTAGAGT
- a CDS encoding histidine phosphatase family protein, with protein sequence MKTLYIVRHAKSSWEYSGIEDIDRPLKKRGIKDAHLMSKFLAKEIGRPDVFVSSSANRALHTSVIFCENFEFPLSNLQVKRQLYSFSDGYLVKTVNALDDGFNSAIIFSHDHGINSFVNKFGNKPISHVSTCGVVGIQFEDKHWKNIKKGKTFMIEFPKNHK encoded by the coding sequence ATGAAAACTTTATACATTGTTAGACATGCAAAATCTTCTTGGGAATACTCAGGAATAGAAGATATTGACAGGCCTTTAAAAAAACGCGGAATAAAAGACGCACATTTAATGTCTAAATTCTTAGCAAAAGAAATAGGCAGACCAGATGTTTTTGTATCAAGTAGTGCCAATAGAGCACTACATACATCTGTAATTTTTTGTGAAAACTTCGAATTTCCTTTATCTAACCTTCAAGTAAAAAGACAGTTATATAGCTTTAGTGATGGTTATTTGGTAAAAACAGTAAATGCTTTAGACGATGGTTTTAATTCTGCCATCATTTTTAGTCATGATCACGGTATCAATAGCTTTGTAAATAAGTTTGGTAACAAGCCTATTTCCCATGTATCAACTTGTGGTGTTGTAGGTATTCAGTTCGAAGATAAACATTGGAAAAATATTAAAAAAGGGAAAACGTTTATGATAGAATTCCCTAAAAACCATAAATAA
- a CDS encoding Ppx/GppA phosphatase family protein, whose amino-acid sequence MLEIKKYGAIDIGSNAIRLLISNVIVSEDKEPQFKKSSLVRVPIRLGADAFVGGIISEKNTTRMINAMEAFKLLMDVNGVERYKACATSAMREAENGKEIAEKIFNQTGVKIDIIGGKEEAAIISSTDLNQLIQGDSSYLYVDVGGGSTEFTIFSEGKILTSKSFKMGTVRLLSNKKSVNKEIFTNVEKWIKKNTKDLKKVSLIGSGGNINKLFKMSGRAEGKPISYIYLNAQYQFLKQMTYDERISELSLNPDRADVIIPATKIYLSAMKWSGARKIYVPKIGLSDGIIKSLFYNKL is encoded by the coding sequence TTGTTAGAAATTAAAAAATATGGTGCTATAGATATTGGATCAAATGCTATTAGATTACTTATATCCAACGTTATAGTATCTGAAGACAAAGAGCCTCAGTTTAAAAAATCTTCTCTAGTACGTGTGCCCATACGTTTAGGAGCAGATGCTTTTGTTGGCGGAATTATTAGCGAAAAAAACACTACCAGAATGATTAATGCTATGGAAGCATTTAAATTATTAATGGATGTAAATGGTGTAGAAAGATATAAAGCTTGTGCAACTTCTGCAATGAGAGAAGCTGAAAATGGAAAAGAAATTGCCGAAAAAATTTTTAATCAAACTGGAGTAAAAATTGATATTATAGGTGGTAAAGAAGAAGCAGCCATAATATCATCTACAGATCTAAATCAATTAATACAAGGAGATAGCTCTTATCTTTATGTAGATGTTGGTGGTGGTAGCACAGAATTCACCATATTTTCTGAAGGTAAAATTCTTACTTCTAAATCTTTTAAAATGGGTACGGTACGTTTGTTAAGCAACAAAAAATCTGTAAACAAAGAAATTTTTACAAACGTAGAGAAATGGATAAAGAAAAATACGAAAGATTTAAAGAAAGTCTCTTTAATTGGCTCTGGCGGTAACATTAATAAGTTATTTAAAATGTCTGGACGCGCAGAAGGAAAACCTATTTCTTATATTTATCTAAATGCTCAATATCAATTCTTAAAACAAATGACTTATGACGAACGTATCTCTGAGTTAAGTTTAAACCCAGATAGAGCAGATGTTATTATACCAGCAACCAAAATTTACTTGTCTGCAATGAAATGGAGTGGTGCTCGAAAAATTTATGTTCCTAAAATTGGACTTTCTGATGGAATAATTAAAAGCCTATTTTACAATAAGTTGTGA